The DNA region TGACCGCGCCGCCGTCGGCGAAATGTCTGAGGCGCGCGGCGATGACTTCGCGATCATCGCTGATGATTTCGGTCGCCGCAATGCGCGCGCCGAGCTTTTCCAGCTCGGCAACCACCGCCGGGCCTGATCGGTCTTCGCGCTCGCCACGCGCTGCCGAGTCACTGATCGTTACGACGACGGCAACAATCTCTACTTTAGCCATTCACTCGCTCCCAATGGTTTTCTGATGGAGTGCTCAGATGAAGTATTATAGCGGTTATTCGGCGGAGAGAGGAACGACCGCCTGCGGGGCGTAGATTGACCCGGAAGGGTGTAGGTCGCTGCGCATCACGATGACTTCCGTCGCAGAAAAGGTTTCGGCGGCGAAGCCTGCGGCCAGCAACGCTTCGACCGTGGGCCGGGCTTTGAAGGGATCGCGGACGCGGGCCATCGTCAGGTGCGGCGCGAAGCGTCGGGCCTCGCGCGCAAAGCCCTCGCACTCAAGCTCGGCTTCGATGTTGGCGTGCAAGCGGCGCAAGGTGTCGGGCATCGGGTCGAGCCCGACCCAAAGCACGCGCGGACTTTTCAGAGAAGGGAAACAGCCCGCCCCCGTGACCGTGATGTCGAAGGCGGAGACCGCCTGACAAGCGCGCGCGACCGCGCGGCTGACGTCGGCGATTCGTGAAGCCGCCACATC from Blastocatellia bacterium includes:
- the thpR gene encoding RNA 2',3'-cyclic phosphodiesterase, which translates into the protein MRRTTEASERAGGAGIRTFVCIEVPPTVKARIEALQGSLRRSGVPISWVKPANIHLTIKFLGDVAASRIADVSRAVARACQAVSAFDITVTGAGCFPSLKSPRVLWVGLDPMPDTLRRLHANIEAELECEGFAREARRFAPHLTMARVRDPFKARPTVEALLAAGFAAETFSATEVIVMRSDLHPSGSIYAPQAVVPLSAE